The proteins below come from a single Portunus trituberculatus isolate SZX2019 chromosome 34, ASM1759143v1, whole genome shotgun sequence genomic window:
- the LOC123512830 gene encoding uncharacterized protein LOC123512830: MLFRVLPRTFDLWGVRSPATLPFSTVTRKATHYLLWFKRCPKPQSGLRCLSSGHTLGCRDPGDYASDPQVKEWLKELHKDFSHQPQQEILSSSKAKEGKEKTKEEGLASDMAEKEKRQEERKEGGSNPVKVWSRLVAEKYQKLDTHTQIIYDYDEEQQRREAGLEMEEEVQGKQEKVKLMRGETGVFDVEELVDLLREDNGQDIVAIQIPDEMKYASYMVIVSSASQRHTTALSELVKAAYKLKKSKKDPSVLMEGKGTDWVAMDMGNIILHIMRPKTREIYDLETLWTVGAEFDERSQVTEEDLVGVHKPRDPLAPPPPAGTSAEAVT, translated from the exons ATGCTGTTCCGGGTGCTACCAAGAACCTTTGACCTCTGGGGCGTTAGGTCACCAGCTACTCTGCCTTTTAGCACAGTCACAAGAAAGGCCACACATTACCTTCTGTGGTTCAAGAGATGCCCTAAGCCTCAGTCTGGCTTGCGCTGCCTCTCCTCTGGGCACACTTTAGGCTGCAGGGACCCAGGGGATTATGCCAGTGATCCTCAGGTGAAGGAGTGGTTGAAAGAACTGCACAAGGACTTCTCCCACCAGCCACAACAGGAGATCCTGAGCAGCAGcaaggcaaaggaaggaaaagagaagactaaagaagaaggTCTAGCAAGTGATATggcagaaaaggagaagagacaggaagaaaggaaggaaggaggaagcaatccagtgaagg TGTGGAGTCGGCTAGTGGCTGAGAAGTACCAGAAGCTGGACACCCACACCCAGATCATCTATGACTATGATGAGGAGCAGCAGCGTAGAGAGGCAGGgctggagatggaggaggaggtgcaggggaAGCAAGAGAAGGTTAAACTAATGC GCGGAGAAACAGGAGTGTTCGATGTAGAAGAGTTGGTGGATCTGTTGCGAGAGGACAATGGGCAGGATATAGTGGCAATACAG ATACCAGATGAAATGAAGTATGCAAGCTACATGGTGATTGTGTCAAGTGCATCCCAGAGGCACACCACTGCACTGTCGGAGCTGGTGAAGGCAGCATACAAgctgaagaaaagcaaaaaggacCCCTCAGTGCTGATGGAAGGCAAGGGAACAGACTGGGTGGCAATGGATATGG GGAACATCATCCTGCACATCATGAGACCAAAGACAAGAGAGATCTATGACCTGGAGACTCTATGGACTGTTGGCGCAGAGTTTGATGAGAGGTCTCAAGTGACGGAGGAAGATCTGGTAGGGGTGCACAAGCCACGTGACCCCCTTGCTCCTCCACCCCCCGCAGGTACCTCCGCCGAGGCTGTAACGTGA
- the LOC123512829 gene encoding probable E3 SUMO-protein ligase RNF212 isoform X2, producing MDWINCNLCCRQPGDDRERTFTLSSCGHIFCDLCLARVESREKCAVCSSTCQMMQLSSKMKPDAEMFFQEPATMIKKHYTLITRLLDFQRDHRIRLVSFHRKIMQKYRELEKQMVMNKSQEAEKYSAAINRIQELEREVQRLRSVIASMEAGGTSTQAGKNPSPKHVSPSGTMISPGRLTMVKKNHGPPQPGTRGVPSISPTPPYSLKQGSNNKGRAFSPVACHYLQPRPPDGPLHPITGIGYYKNISPVVSRKNSPARSMPGNMSQLPAPAPNQGHLSTPGFQPFMHPSQLQPRHTPINYPSPDLYTRQPLDFATYKKYAM from the exons ATGGACTGGATCAACTGTAACCTCTGTTGCCGCCAGCCGGGAGATGACAGGGAGAGGACCTTCACACTCAGCAGTTGTGGCCACATCTTCTGTGACCTGTGTCTGGCTAGGG TGGAATCTCGAGAGAAGTGTGCTGTGTGTTCCTCCACATGCCAGATGATGCAGCTCTCTTCAAAG ATGAAACCAGATGCCGAGATGTTTTTCCAGGAACCAGCAACAATGATCAAGAAACACTACACTCTTATCACTCGCCTGCTCGACTTCCAGAGAGATCACCGCATTCGCCTTGTATCTTTTCATAGGAAGATT ATGCAGAAGTACCGGGAGCTGGAGAAGCAGATGGTCATGAACAAGAGCCAGGAAGCTGAGAAGTATTCAGCTGCCATAAACCGCATCCAGGAACTTGAACG CGAGGTGCAGCGGCTGCGCAGTGTTATAGCCTCCATGGAGGCTGGTGGCACCTCTACCCAAGCTGGGAAGAACCCATCACCAAAG CATGTGTCTCCCAGTGGCACCATGATCAGTCCTGGCCGCCTCACAATGGTCAAAAAGAACCACGGTCCACCACAACCAGGGACCCGAGGTGTCCCCAGCATCTCCCCAACACCGCCCTATAGCTTGAAGCAAGGCAGCAACAACAAAGGGAGGGCATTCTCACCTGTGGCTTGTCATTACCTCCAACCCAGGCCCCCCGACGGCCCCCTTCACCCTATCACAG GTATTGGCTACTACAAGAACATCAGCCCTGTAGTCTCCAGGAAGAATTCCCCAGCAAG GAGCATGCCAGGAAACATGAGCCAATTGCCTGCACCAGCACCCAACCAGGGGCACTTAAGCACTCCAGGATTCCAGCCCTTCATGCACCCCTCTCAGCTCCAGCCCCGGCACACTCCCATCAACTATCCCTCACCAGACCTGTACACCCGTCAGCCCCTTGACTTTGCTACTTACAAGAAGTATGCCATGTGA
- the LOC123512829 gene encoding probable E3 SUMO-protein ligase RNF212 isoform X1: MTQHNVPSHLLLRKQDLVFFYHKKGTAAGMDWINCNLCCRQPGDDRERTFTLSSCGHIFCDLCLARVESREKCAVCSSTCQMMQLSSKMKPDAEMFFQEPATMIKKHYTLITRLLDFQRDHRIRLVSFHRKIMQKYRELEKQMVMNKSQEAEKYSAAINRIQELEREVQRLRSVIASMEAGGTSTQAGKNPSPKHVSPSGTMISPGRLTMVKKNHGPPQPGTRGVPSISPTPPYSLKQGSNNKGRAFSPVACHYLQPRPPDGPLHPITGIGYYKNISPVVSRKNSPARSMPGNMSQLPAPAPNQGHLSTPGFQPFMHPSQLQPRHTPINYPSPDLYTRQPLDFATYKKYAM; this comes from the exons ATCTGGTTTTCTTTTACCACAAGAAGGGAACTGCTGCAGGGATGGACTGGATCAACTGTAACCTCTGTTGCCGCCAGCCGGGAGATGACAGGGAGAGGACCTTCACACTCAGCAGTTGTGGCCACATCTTCTGTGACCTGTGTCTGGCTAGGG TGGAATCTCGAGAGAAGTGTGCTGTGTGTTCCTCCACATGCCAGATGATGCAGCTCTCTTCAAAG ATGAAACCAGATGCCGAGATGTTTTTCCAGGAACCAGCAACAATGATCAAGAAACACTACACTCTTATCACTCGCCTGCTCGACTTCCAGAGAGATCACCGCATTCGCCTTGTATCTTTTCATAGGAAGATT ATGCAGAAGTACCGGGAGCTGGAGAAGCAGATGGTCATGAACAAGAGCCAGGAAGCTGAGAAGTATTCAGCTGCCATAAACCGCATCCAGGAACTTGAACG CGAGGTGCAGCGGCTGCGCAGTGTTATAGCCTCCATGGAGGCTGGTGGCACCTCTACCCAAGCTGGGAAGAACCCATCACCAAAG CATGTGTCTCCCAGTGGCACCATGATCAGTCCTGGCCGCCTCACAATGGTCAAAAAGAACCACGGTCCACCACAACCAGGGACCCGAGGTGTCCCCAGCATCTCCCCAACACCGCCCTATAGCTTGAAGCAAGGCAGCAACAACAAAGGGAGGGCATTCTCACCTGTGGCTTGTCATTACCTCCAACCCAGGCCCCCCGACGGCCCCCTTCACCCTATCACAG GTATTGGCTACTACAAGAACATCAGCCCTGTAGTCTCCAGGAAGAATTCCCCAGCAAG GAGCATGCCAGGAAACATGAGCCAATTGCCTGCACCAGCACCCAACCAGGGGCACTTAAGCACTCCAGGATTCCAGCCCTTCATGCACCCCTCTCAGCTCCAGCCCCGGCACACTCCCATCAACTATCCCTCACCAGACCTGTACACCCGTCAGCCCCTTGACTTTGCTACTTACAAGAAGTATGCCATGTGA